A stretch of the Pseudomonas helvetica genome encodes the following:
- the tssB gene encoding type VI secretion system contractile sheath small subunit, protein MAKQSSQKFIARNRAPRVQIEYDVELYGAEKKVQLPFVMGVMADLAGKPAEPLAPVADRKFLEVDVDNFDSRLKAMQPRVAFHVPNELTGEGNLSLDITFESMDDFSPAAVARKVDSLNKLLEARTQLANLLTYMDGKTGAEEIIMKAIKDPALLQALASAPKPAEPQA, encoded by the coding sequence GTGGCGAAGCAAAGTTCTCAGAAATTCATCGCGCGCAACCGCGCGCCTCGAGTGCAGATCGAGTACGACGTCGAGCTCTACGGCGCCGAAAAAAAGGTCCAGTTGCCCTTCGTAATGGGCGTTATGGCTGACCTTGCCGGCAAGCCGGCCGAGCCCCTGGCCCCTGTTGCCGATCGCAAGTTCCTTGAAGTGGACGTCGACAACTTCGACTCGCGCCTCAAGGCCATGCAGCCACGCGTCGCGTTCCACGTGCCCAACGAGCTGACCGGCGAAGGCAACCTGAGCCTGGACATCACCTTTGAAAGCATGGACGACTTCAGCCCCGCCGCCGTGGCGCGCAAGGTCGACTCGCTGAACAAGCTACTCGAAGCGCGCACCCAACTGGCCAACCTGCTGACCTACATGGACGGCAAGACTGGCGCCGAAGAAATCATCATGAAGGCCATCAAGGACCCGGCGCTGCTCCAGGCACTTGCCAGTGCGCCGAAGCCAGCCGAGCCTCAGGCTTAA
- the tssF gene encoding type VI secretion system baseplate subunit TssF has translation MNPRLLELYNQELLHVRESAAEFAQEYPKIASRLTLSGMDCADPYVERLLEGFAYLTARVQLKLDAEYPTFTHNLLEIAYPHYLAPTPSMTVVQLQADPDEGSLSSGFPLPRDTVLRAALGRETQTCCEYRTAHAVTLWPLQVSRAEYFGNPSAVLGRLAASEPKAKAGLRLTLRTGAELPFNSLTLDNLPLYLSGADEQPFRLYEQLLGNACAVFARQPGGDWVERLPQDALRSVGFDDTDAALPVVSRAFQGYRLLQEYFALPHRFLFVDFTQLSRAVKRCDGQELELIVLFDRHDPSLEGSVGAAQFLPFCTPAINLFPKRLDRIHLSERVHEHHVIADRTRPMDFEIHSLTTLTGHGTGSEQPFLPFYTVRDPSRYGRDQAWYTVRREPRVLSSGQRRNGPRSTYIGSETFVSLVDSQQAPYRHDLRQLGVTALCTNRDLPLFMSVGNGKTDFTLADSAPVAAVRCVAGPSRPRASHAHDAKAWRLISQLSLNYLSLSEQGQGAAALRELLRLYGDSNDTALQLQIEGLREVSSKACTRRLPMPGPIVFGRGLEITLEFDENAFRGTGVFLLGAVFERFLARYVSINSFTETVIRTTERGEIMRWKAKPGRRPTL, from the coding sequence ATGAACCCGCGCCTGTTGGAACTGTACAACCAGGAGTTGCTCCACGTGCGCGAAAGTGCGGCGGAGTTCGCCCAGGAATACCCGAAAATCGCCAGTCGGCTGACGTTGTCCGGTATGGACTGCGCCGACCCGTATGTTGAGCGCTTGCTGGAAGGGTTCGCCTACCTGACGGCGCGAGTACAGCTCAAGCTCGATGCCGAATACCCGACCTTCACCCACAACTTGCTGGAAATCGCTTACCCCCATTACCTGGCACCGACACCGTCGATGACCGTGGTGCAACTGCAGGCCGACCCCGATGAAGGCTCGCTGAGCAGCGGCTTCCCGCTGCCCCGCGACACGGTCCTGCGTGCCGCCCTGGGTCGCGAAACCCAAACCTGCTGCGAGTACCGCACCGCCCACGCGGTGACGTTGTGGCCGCTGCAGGTCAGCCGGGCCGAGTACTTCGGCAACCCGTCCGCCGTGCTCGGGCGCCTGGCCGCCAGTGAACCCAAGGCCAAGGCCGGCCTGCGCCTGACCCTGCGTACCGGGGCCGAACTGCCATTCAACAGCCTGACCCTGGACAACCTGCCGCTGTACCTCAGCGGCGCCGACGAGCAGCCCTTTCGCCTCTATGAACAGCTGCTGGGCAACGCCTGCGCCGTCTTCGCACGTCAGCCCGGCGGCGATTGGGTAGAACGCCTGCCGCAGGATGCACTGCGTTCCGTGGGATTCGACGATACCGACGCCGCGCTGCCAGTGGTCTCGCGAGCCTTCCAGGGCTATCGCCTGTTGCAGGAATACTTCGCCCTGCCCCACCGCTTTCTGTTTGTCGACTTCACCCAGTTGAGCCGTGCGGTCAAACGCTGCGACGGCCAGGAACTGGAATTGATCGTGCTGTTCGACCGTCACGATCCGAGCCTGGAAGGCAGTGTCGGTGCCGCGCAGTTCCTGCCGTTCTGCACCCCGGCAATCAACTTGTTTCCCAAGCGCCTGGATCGCATCCATTTGTCGGAGCGGGTCCATGAACACCATGTGATCGCCGACCGCACCCGGCCGATGGATTTCGAGATTCATTCCCTGACCACCCTCACCGGCCATGGGACCGGGTCAGAACAGCCTTTTTTGCCGTTCTATACGGTACGTGATCCGTCTCGTTACGGCCGCGATCAGGCCTGGTACACGGTGCGGCGCGAACCACGTGTGCTGTCCAGCGGCCAGCGGCGCAACGGCCCGCGCTCGACCTACATCGGCAGCGAAACCTTCGTCAGCCTGGTGGACAGCCAGCAGGCACCCTATCGCCACGACCTGCGCCAACTGGGCGTAACGGCGTTATGCACCAACCGCGACCTGCCGCTGTTCATGAGCGTGGGCAATGGCAAGACCGACTTCACCCTGGCAGACAGCGCACCTGTAGCGGCGGTGCGGTGCGTGGCAGGCCCGAGCCGCCCACGCGCCAGCCATGCCCATGACGCCAAGGCCTGGCGGTTGATCAGCCAGCTTTCGCTGAACTACCTGTCCCTCAGCGAGCAAGGCCAGGGCGCCGCCGCCCTGCGCGAACTGCTGCGCCTGTACGGCGACAGCAACGATACGGCGCTGCAATTGCAGATCGAAGGCCTGCGCGAAGTCAGCAGCAAGGCCTGCACCCGACGCTTGCCAATGCCGGGTCCGATCGTGTTTGGCCGTGGCCTGGAGATCACCCTGGAATTCGATGAAAACGCGTTTCGCGGCACCGGGGTTTTCTTGCTCGGCGCAGTGTTCGAACGCTTCCTGGCACGCTACGTGTCGATCAACAGTTTTACCGAGACGGTGATCCGTACCACCGAACGCGGCGAGATCATGCGATGGAAAGCCAAGCCCGGACGCCGTCCGACCCTGTGA
- the tssH gene encoding type VI secretion system ATPase TssH, with product MGEISRAALFGKLNSVAYKAIEAATVFCKLRGNPYVELAHWFHQLLQLQDSDLHRIIRQFNIEPARLARDLTEALDRLPRGSTSITDLSSHVEEAVERGWVYGSLMFGESQVRTGYLVLGILKTPSLRHGLLGLSAEFDKIKVEALSERFDEYVGDSPENALSASDGFNAGSVPGEASGAMAPSAMGKQEALKRFTVDLTEQARSGKLDPIVGRDEEIRQLVDILMRRRQNNPILTGEAGVGKTAVVEGFALRIVAGDVPPALKDVELRSLDVGLLQAGASMKGEFEQRLRQVIEDVQASPKPIILFIDEAHTLVGAGGAAGTGDAANLLKPALARGTLRTVAATTWAEYKKHIEKDPALTRRFQVVQVAEPSEDKALLMMRGVASTMEKHHQVQILDEALEASVKLSHRYIPARQLPDKSVSLLDTACARVAISLHAVPAEVDDSRRRIEALETELQIIAREHAIGIVIGARQSNSENLLAAERERLAELESRWAEEKTLVDELLATRATLRERVGVVDSEDGSETSHALREKLVDLQQRLSALQGETPLILPTVDYQAVASVVADWTGIPVGRMARNELETVLNLDQHLKKRIIGQDHALQMIAKRIQTSRAGLDNPSKPIGVFMLAGTSGVGKTETALALAEAMYGGEQNVITINMSEFQEAHTVSTLKGAPPGYIGYGEGGVLTEAVRRKPYSVVLLDEVEKAHPDVHEIFFQVFDKGVMEDGEGRVIDFKNTLILLTTNAGTELIARVCKDPQNVPEPEEIAKALRQPLLEIFPPALLGRLVTIPYYPLSDEMLKAITRLQLNRIKKRVENTHKVAFDYDDEVINLIVSRCTETESGGRMIDTILTNSLLPDMSREFLTRMLEGKALAGVRISARDNELHYDFSDAA from the coding sequence ATGGGTGAAATCAGTCGCGCCGCGTTGTTCGGCAAGTTAAACAGCGTGGCCTACAAAGCCATCGAAGCCGCCACCGTGTTTTGCAAGTTGCGTGGCAACCCTTATGTGGAACTGGCCCACTGGTTTCATCAGTTGCTGCAATTGCAGGACTCGGACCTGCACCGCATTATCCGCCAGTTCAATATCGAACCGGCACGCCTGGCCCGAGATCTGACCGAAGCCCTGGACCGTTTGCCACGGGGCTCGACATCAATCACCGACTTGTCCTCCCATGTGGAAGAAGCCGTGGAACGTGGCTGGGTCTACGGCAGCCTGATGTTCGGCGAAAGCCAGGTGCGTACCGGTTACCTGGTGCTGGGCATCCTCAAGACCCCGAGCCTGCGCCACGGGCTGCTCGGGCTGTCGGCAGAGTTTGACAAGATCAAGGTCGAGGCCCTGAGCGAGCGGTTCGACGAATACGTCGGCGACTCGCCGGAAAATGCGCTCAGCGCCAGCGATGGTTTCAACGCAGGCAGCGTGCCCGGTGAAGCCAGCGGCGCCATGGCCCCCAGCGCCATGGGCAAGCAGGAAGCACTCAAGCGTTTTACCGTCGACCTCACCGAGCAGGCCCGCAGCGGCAAGCTTGACCCGATTGTCGGCCGTGACGAAGAGATCCGCCAGTTGGTGGACATCCTCATGCGTCGTCGGCAGAACAACCCGATTCTGACCGGTGAAGCCGGTGTCGGTAAAACCGCGGTGGTCGAAGGCTTTGCCCTGCGCATCGTCGCCGGTGACGTGCCGCCGGCGCTCAAAGACGTGGAACTGCGCAGCCTCGATGTCGGCCTGTTGCAGGCCGGCGCGAGCATGAAAGGTGAATTCGAACAGCGCCTGCGCCAGGTCATCGAAGACGTCCAGGCGTCGCCGAAACCGATCATCCTGTTTATCGACGAAGCCCACACGCTGGTAGGTGCCGGTGGCGCCGCCGGTACCGGGGATGCGGCCAACCTGCTGAAACCGGCTCTGGCCCGGGGCACGTTGCGCACCGTGGCCGCCACGACGTGGGCCGAGTACAAGAAGCACATTGAAAAAGACCCGGCCCTGACCCGTCGTTTCCAGGTGGTGCAAGTGGCCGAGCCGTCGGAAGACAAGGCCTTGCTGATGATGCGCGGCGTGGCCTCGACGATGGAAAAACACCATCAGGTGCAGATCCTCGACGAAGCCCTGGAAGCGTCGGTCAAGCTGTCTCACCGCTACATCCCGGCGCGTCAGTTGCCGGACAAATCCGTGAGCCTGCTGGACACCGCCTGCGCCCGGGTCGCCATCAGCCTGCATGCCGTGCCGGCCGAAGTGGACGACAGCCGTCGCCGCATCGAGGCGCTGGAAACCGAGCTGCAGATCATCGCCCGCGAGCACGCCATCGGCATCGTCATCGGCGCCCGCCAGAGCAACAGCGAAAACCTGCTGGCCGCCGAGCGCGAACGCCTCGCCGAACTGGAAAGTCGCTGGGCCGAAGAGAAAACCCTGGTAGACGAATTGCTCGCCACCCGCGCCACCCTGCGCGAGCGCGTCGGTGTGGTGGACAGCGAGGATGGCAGCGAGACCAGCCACGCCTTGCGCGAAAAACTGGTGGACCTGCAACAGCGTCTCAGCGCCCTGCAAGGCGAAACCCCGTTGATCCTGCCGACTGTGGATTACCAGGCCGTAGCCTCGGTGGTCGCCGACTGGACCGGCATTCCGGTGGGCCGCATGGCCCGTAACGAACTGGAAACCGTGCTCAACCTCGACCAGCACTTGAAGAAACGCATCATCGGCCAGGACCACGCCTTGCAGATGATCGCCAAGCGCATCCAGACCTCCCGCGCCGGCCTCGACAACCCGAGCAAACCGATTGGCGTGTTCATGCTCGCCGGCACCTCCGGCGTGGGCAAGACCGAAACCGCCCTGGCCCTGGCCGAAGCCATGTACGGCGGCGAGCAGAACGTCATCACCATCAACATGAGCGAATTCCAGGAAGCCCACACGGTGTCCACGCTCAAGGGCGCGCCACCGGGCTACATCGGCTATGGCGAAGGCGGCGTACTGACCGAAGCCGTGCGGCGCAAACCCTACAGCGTGGTGCTGCTGGACGAGGTGGAAAAAGCCCACCCGGACGTGCATGAGATTTTCTTCCAGGTCTTCGACAAAGGCGTGATGGAGGACGGCGAAGGTCGCGTGATCGACTTCAAGAACACCTTGATTCTGCTGACCACCAACGCTGGCACCGAGCTGATTGCCCGGGTCTGCAAAGACCCGCAAAACGTGCCCGAGCCCGAAGAAATCGCCAAGGCCCTGCGCCAGCCGCTGCTGGAGATTTTCCCGCCGGCCTTGCTGGGCCGCCTGGTGACCATTCCGTACTACCCGCTCAGCGACGAGATGCTCAAGGCCATTACCCGCCTGCAACTAAACCGCATCAAGAAGCGCGTGGAGAACACCCACAAAGTGGCGTTCGATTACGACGATGAGGTGATCAACCTGATCGTCTCCCGTTGCACCGAAACCGAAAGTGGTGGGCGGATGATCGACACCATCCTGACCAACAGCCTGCTACCGGACATGAGCCGCGAGTTCCTCACCCGCATGCTCGAAGGCAAGGCGCTGGCAGGGGTGCGAATCAGCGCCCGGGACAACGAATTGCACTACGACTTCAGCGACGCCGCATAG
- a CDS encoding type VI secretion system tube protein Hcp, producing MAVDIFIKIGDIKGESMDKAHKDEIDVLNWSWGMSQSGNMHTGGGGGAGKVNVQDLSLTKYVDKASPNLMMHCAAGKHIDKVKLTVRKAGGESQVEYMIINLEEVLITSLSTGGSGSDDRLTENVTLNFAKVLVDYQPQKADGTKDGGPIKFGWNIRQNVKA from the coding sequence ATGGCTGTTGATATTTTCATCAAGATCGGCGACATCAAGGGCGAGTCCATGGACAAGGCCCACAAGGACGAAATCGACGTCTTGAACTGGAGCTGGGGCATGTCCCAGTCCGGCAATATGCACACGGGTGGTGGCGGCGGTGCGGGCAAGGTGAATGTCCAGGACCTGTCGCTGACCAAGTATGTCGACAAGGCCTCGCCGAACCTGATGATGCACTGCGCCGCCGGCAAGCACATCGACAAGGTCAAACTGACCGTGCGCAAGGCCGGCGGCGAAAGCCAGGTCGAGTACATGATCATCAACCTGGAAGAAGTGCTGATCACTTCCCTGAGCACCGGCGGCTCGGGTAGCGATGATCGCCTGACCGAAAACGTCACCCTGAACTTCGCCAAAGTGCTGGTGGACTACCAACCGCAGAAAGCCGACGGCACCAAAGACGGCGGCCCGATCAAGTTTGGCTGGAACATCCGTCAGAACGTCAAGGCGTAA
- the tssE gene encoding type VI secretion system baseplate subunit TssE, with protein MVTEIATRDRLQPSLLDRLTDDDPSNLKESADKRVLSLSQLKASVLRDLAWLLNTTSLLGADATLHTPAGTSVINFGLPALAGNSASNVDIAALEALIHQAIATFEPRILRHTLRVRARASAEMNHNALSFEIEGDLWAQPVPLRLMLQTDLDLESGHVRVVNADQRRRS; from the coding sequence GTGGTAACCGAAATCGCCACCCGCGATCGCCTGCAACCGTCCCTGCTGGATCGGTTGACCGACGACGACCCGAGCAATCTCAAGGAAAGCGCCGACAAGCGCGTGCTGTCCCTGAGCCAACTGAAAGCTTCGGTGCTGCGTGATCTGGCGTGGCTGCTCAACACCACTTCATTGCTCGGCGCCGATGCGACGTTGCACACCCCGGCCGGTACTTCGGTGATCAATTTCGGGTTGCCAGCCCTGGCCGGCAACAGTGCGTCGAACGTCGATATCGCGGCGCTTGAAGCGCTGATCCACCAGGCCATCGCCACGTTCGAGCCGCGGATTCTGCGCCATACCCTGCGCGTGCGGGCCCGGGCGTCCGCCGAAATGAACCACAACGCCCTGAGCTTCGAGATTGAAGGCGATCTCTGGGCGCAGCCGGTGCCGCTGCGCCTGATGCTGCAAACCGACCTGGACCTGGAATCCGGCCATGTGCGGGTGGTCAACGCCGACCAGCGGAGACGCTCATGA
- a CDS encoding type VI secretion system amidase effector protein Tae4, whose protein sequence is MAKPSFINLWKAYSDLLVTHPDAKPCDGPWANQCAIRMSMTLNAELTIKVNKSTYTEPKCAHEHARGAESLANWLWKHHLGRPLILDGSAEERRKLQDKTGLIFFKDCFQQTGESSDNRTGDHIDLWNRGLTIGRYSDPSYRSRAIWFWELT, encoded by the coding sequence ATGGCCAAGCCTTCGTTTATTAATTTGTGGAAAGCGTATTCCGACCTTCTGGTTACGCATCCCGACGCAAAGCCTTGCGATGGTCCGTGGGCCAACCAGTGCGCTATCCGTATGAGCATGACGCTCAATGCGGAGCTGACCATCAAGGTCAACAAATCTACCTATACCGAACCCAAATGTGCGCATGAACATGCCAGGGGTGCCGAGTCGCTGGCGAACTGGTTGTGGAAGCACCATCTGGGGCGGCCACTGATTCTCGATGGAAGTGCCGAAGAACGTCGGAAGTTGCAAGACAAGACCGGGCTCATCTTCTTTAAGGATTGTTTTCAGCAGACAGGAGAGTCATCGGACAATCGCACCGGCGACCATATCGACCTGTGGAATCGCGGCCTGACCATCGGCCGGTATAGCGACCCTTCCTACCGATCCCGAGCCATCTGGTTCTGGGAGCTGACATGA
- the tssC gene encoding type VI secretion system contractile sheath large subunit, producing the protein MTDSVRADAQTLGTTEEASEFASLLLQEFKPKTDRAREAVETAVRTLAEQALAQTDLVSNDAIKSIESIIAAIDAKLTAQVNQVIHHPDFQQLESAWRGLHYLVNNTESDEQLKIRVLNISKTDLHKTLKKFKGTAWDQSPIFKKMYEEEYGQFGGEPYGCLVGDYYFDQSPPDVELLGELSKVCAAMHSPFIAAASPTVMGMGSWQELSNPRDLTKIFTTPEYAGWRSLRESEDSRYIGLTMPRFLARLPYGAKTDPVEAFAFEENTDGADSSKYTWANAAYAMAVNINRSFKHFGWCSRIRGVESGGEVENLPAHTFPTDDGGVDMKCPTEIAISDRREAELAKNGFMPLLHKKNTDFAAFIGAQSLQKPAEYDDPDATANANLAARLPYLFATCRFAHYLKCIVRDKIGSFKEKDEMQRWLQDWILNYVDGDPAHSTETTKAQHPLAAAEVIVEDVEGNPGYYTSKFFLRPHYQLEGLTVSLRLVSKLPSAKGA; encoded by the coding sequence ATGACCGATTCAGTACGTGCAGACGCTCAGACACTGGGCACCACCGAAGAAGCCAGCGAGTTCGCCTCCCTGCTGCTGCAAGAATTCAAACCCAAGACCGACCGCGCTCGCGAAGCCGTCGAGACCGCCGTGCGCACCCTGGCCGAACAGGCCCTGGCGCAGACCGACCTGGTGTCCAACGACGCGATCAAGTCGATCGAGTCGATCATTGCCGCCATCGACGCCAAGCTCACCGCCCAGGTGAATCAGGTCATCCATCACCCGGACTTCCAACAGCTGGAAAGCGCCTGGCGTGGCCTGCACTACCTGGTCAACAACACCGAGAGCGACGAGCAGCTCAAGATCCGCGTGCTCAACATCTCCAAGACCGACCTGCACAAGACCCTGAAGAAATTCAAGGGCACTGCGTGGGACCAGAGCCCGATCTTCAAGAAGATGTACGAGGAAGAATACGGCCAGTTCGGTGGCGAACCCTACGGTTGCCTCGTGGGCGATTACTACTTCGACCAGTCGCCGCCGGATGTCGAGTTGCTGGGCGAATTGTCGAAAGTCTGCGCCGCCATGCACTCGCCGTTCATCGCAGCCGCCTCGCCGACCGTGATGGGCATGGGCTCGTGGCAAGAACTGTCAAACCCGCGCGACCTGACCAAGATCTTCACCACCCCGGAATACGCCGGCTGGCGCTCGCTGCGTGAATCGGAAGACTCGCGCTATATCGGCCTGACCATGCCGCGCTTCCTGGCGCGCCTGCCCTACGGCGCCAAGACCGACCCGGTGGAAGCCTTCGCCTTCGAAGAAAACACCGACGGCGCCGACAGCTCCAAGTACACCTGGGCCAACGCCGCTTACGCGATGGCGGTGAACATCAATCGCTCGTTCAAACACTTCGGCTGGTGCTCGCGCATTCGTGGCGTGGAATCTGGCGGCGAAGTGGAAAACCTGCCGGCCCACACCTTCCCGACCGATGACGGCGGCGTAGACATGAAGTGCCCGACCGAAATCGCCATTTCTGACCGCCGTGAAGCGGAACTGGCGAAGAACGGTTTCATGCCGCTGCTGCACAAGAAAAACACCGACTTCGCCGCGTTCATCGGCGCCCAGTCGTTGCAGAAACCGGCTGAATACGACGACCCGGATGCCACCGCCAACGCCAACCTGGCCGCGCGCCTGCCCTACCTGTTTGCCACCTGCCGTTTCGCCCATTACTTGAAGTGCATCGTGCGCGACAAGATTGGTTCCTTCAAAGAGAAGGACGAAATGCAGCGTTGGTTGCAGGACTGGATCCTCAACTACGTCGACGGTGACCCAGCGCACTCCACCGAAACCACCAAGGCCCAGCACCCATTGGCTGCGGCCGAAGTGATCGTCGAGGACGTGGAAGGCAACCCGGGGTACTACACCTCCAAGTTCTTCCTGCGTCCGCACTATCAGCTCGAAGGTCTGACCGTGTCGCTGCGCCTGGTATCCAAACTGCCTTCGGCCAAAGGTGCGTAA
- the tssG gene encoding type VI secretion system baseplate subunit TssG: MESQARTPSDPVSTLEAMHQEPWEYDFFQALRRIECESPELPRLGHSLRLADDPLRLGQQADCTFAPATLASVQPGIDGAPARLEQFFFGLGGPNGPLPLHITEYVRERQRNNADSTSKRFLDVFHHRLLSLFYRAWAEARPTVSHDRPDDDYWSARLAALSGRGMPSLLKQGLIPDTAKLHYSGHLSAQTRYPDGLKAIISEYFGLPVEIEEYVGQWLELPERSRVGVSAHQLGMDFCLGRYVWDRQHKFRIRLGPLKLDDYMGMLPGSQPFNELVAWVAEYLGHELDWDLNLILEQPEVPALQLNGRFRLGFNTWLGRPETDAKDLILARHYAEQANTSQTSRSHEHG; the protein is encoded by the coding sequence ATGGAAAGCCAAGCCCGGACGCCGTCCGACCCTGTGAGTACCCTGGAGGCGATGCACCAGGAGCCCTGGGAATATGACTTCTTCCAGGCATTGCGGCGCATCGAGTGCGAATCGCCTGAGCTGCCGCGCCTGGGCCATTCGTTGCGCCTGGCCGATGATCCGCTGCGCCTTGGGCAACAAGCCGATTGCACCTTCGCCCCGGCGACCCTGGCCTCGGTACAGCCGGGTATCGACGGCGCGCCGGCGCGGCTGGAGCAGTTCTTTTTCGGCCTCGGCGGCCCCAACGGCCCGTTGCCGCTGCACATCACTGAGTATGTGCGCGAACGCCAGCGCAACAACGCCGACAGCACCAGCAAACGCTTCCTGGATGTGTTCCACCATCGCCTGCTGAGCCTGTTTTATCGGGCCTGGGCCGAAGCGCGGCCGACGGTCAGCCATGATCGCCCGGACGATGACTATTGGTCGGCACGCCTGGCGGCACTGAGCGGCCGGGGTATGCCGAGCCTGCTCAAACAAGGGCTGATCCCCGACACCGCGAAGCTGCATTACAGCGGTCATCTGTCGGCACAAACCCGCTACCCGGACGGCCTGAAGGCCATTATCAGCGAATACTTCGGCCTGCCGGTAGAGATCGAGGAGTACGTCGGCCAATGGCTGGAGCTGCCGGAACGCAGCCGCGTGGGCGTCAGCGCCCATCAATTGGGCATGGATTTTTGCCTGGGTCGTTACGTCTGGGATCGCCAGCACAAATTCCGCATTCGCCTGGGGCCGCTCAAGCTCGATGACTACATGGGCATGCTGCCCGGCAGCCAACCTTTCAATGAGCTGGTGGCCTGGGTGGCCGAATACCTGGGCCATGAACTGGACTGGGACTTGAACCTGATCCTGGAACAGCCCGAAGTACCGGCACTGCAACTCAATGGCCGCTTCCGTCTGGGGTTCAATACCTGGCTGGGCCGGCCCGAAACAGATGCCAAGGATTTAATACTGGCCCGGCATTACGCCGAGCAAGCCAACACCTCACAGACCTCAAGGAGCCATGAGCATGGGTGA